Proteins encoded together in one Columba livia isolate bColLiv1 breed racing homer chromosome 3, bColLiv1.pat.W.v2, whole genome shotgun sequence window:
- the SAMD3 gene encoding sterile alpha motif domain-containing protein 3 isoform X2: protein MESWSVEQVCSWLRQRNLGELVPKFREEEVSGAALLALNDRMVQQLVKKIGHQAVLMDLINKYQQQKNRLESLTCCCETASPKCPEVVSGATDRQMFNSSGPVEQKYLCSPENEEGLIDHRVLKQKKNLKSFFARYKMSQWTSSYALPDFPYDVKCTLAEKKCPDHSMRIRIIEFLQADMTKYLEGSLYPNSQQYNIVVNALLQTYPFLDEDGNGFLLWKRALKDRFKYVRRPIDDDEQVLRNKCKFGHRRGQTRKSSSAENKPEDIQVQEESVHLEGSAMDVHIKWLQQEYLKTQRNWKEVENRMNVTIEVRRKMISYKAPLKDILSLFPFLRCPYQLFREFQLLTHMDIYKKTVEILEIYSENILSLYVVRNNPINIMLQENLKRHTEEDILKYMKMTAACLLLPVVFGDDSSLFAAVNEEVKVATPVLEVKNPFNVNSCKFALYIEREELAQLNDCTMALAALVASFHVFDIACPKRIHRTLSFLESLVFEVRSPASLPAQVNRGLEVPKYPTM from the exons ATGGAGAGTTGGTCGGTTGAACAAGTCTGCAGCTGGTTGAGACAGAGAAATTTAGGAGAATTAGTCCCTAAATTTCGTG AAGAAGAAGTAAGTGGAGCAGCTCTTCTGGCTCTTAATGATCGTATGGTACAGCAGCTGGTGAAGAAGATTGGGCACCAAGCAGTACTGATGGACCTGATTAATAAAtaccagcaacaaaaaaataggCTAGAATCCCTTACATGTTGTTGTGAAACAGCTTCTCCAAAATGTCCTGAAGTAGTCAGTGG ggctACTGACAGACAAATGTTCAATTCTTCTGGTCCTGTGGAGCAGAAGTATCTATGCTCACCTGAAAATGAAGAAGGACTAATTGATCACAGAGTGCTAAAGCAAAA GAAAAATCTGAAATCATTTTTTGCCAGATACAAGATGTCACAGTGGACCAGTTCTTACGCTTTGCCAGACTTCCCTTATGATGTCAAGTGCACATTAGCAGAAAAGAAATGCCCTGATCACAGTATGAGAATAAGGATTATTGAATTTTTACAAGCAGATATGACAAAATACTTAGAAGGATCACT GTATCCAAACAGCCAGCAATATAATATTGTtgtcaatgctctgctgcagacCTACCCATTCCTCGATGAAGATGGGAATGGCTTT CTGCTATGGAAACGGGCCCTTAAAGATCGTTTCAAATATGTGCGGAGACCTATTGATGACGATGAGCAAGTCCTGAGGAACAAATGCAAGTTTGGCCACAGGCGAGGACAGACCAGGAAATCTTCATCTGCTGAAAACAAACCTGAAGACATCCAGGTGCAG GAAGAATCTGTTCATCTTGAAGGCAGTGCAATGGATGTACATATTAAGTGGCTTCAGCAAGAATATCTGAAAACTCAGAGGAACTGGAAAGAAGTGGAAAACAGAATGAATGTGACAATAGAAGTACGGAGGAAGATGATCAGCTATAAGGCACCTTTGAAAGACATTCTTAGTCTATTTCCTTTCTTAAGATGTCCTTACCAG CTTTTTAGGGAGTTCCAGCTTCTCACACACATGGACATTTATAAGAAAACAGTTGAGATTTTGGAGATTTATTCAGAAAACATATTATCTTTGTATGTGGTGAGGAATAATCCAATTAACATTATGCTGCAAGAAAATCTGAAGCGGCACACAGAGGAAGACATTCTGAAAT ATATGAAAATGACTGCTGCATGTTTGCTCCTGCCAGTTGTCTTTGGAGATGATTCCAGTCTGTTTGCTGCAGTGAACGAGGAG GTGAAGGTGGCGACACCAGTGTTGGAAGTAAAAAATCCCTTCAATGTGAATTCATGCAAGTTTGCGCTGTACATAGAAAGAGAAGAGCTTGCCCAGCTCAATGACTGCACCATGGCCCTGGCAGCACTGGTGGCTTCATTTCATGTGTTCGATATCGCATGCCCCAAGAGAATCCACAGGACACTCAGCTTCCTGGAGTCCCTGGTCTTTGAGGTGAGgagccctgcatccctgcccgcCCAGGTAAACAGAGGTCTGGAGGTACCCAAGTATCCCACTATGTGA
- the SAMD3 gene encoding sterile alpha motif domain-containing protein 3 isoform X1, whose amino-acid sequence MRLSLRAEESRKGRGGEERDPRKLPLATGISWIVSLYFYSEHQNLALQHLKMESWSVEQVCSWLRQRNLGELVPKFREEEVSGAALLALNDRMVQQLVKKIGHQAVLMDLINKYQQQKNRLESLTCCCETASPKCPEVVSGATDRQMFNSSGPVEQKYLCSPENEEGLIDHRVLKQKKNLKSFFARYKMSQWTSSYALPDFPYDVKCTLAEKKCPDHSMRIRIIEFLQADMTKYLEGSLYPNSQQYNIVVNALLQTYPFLDEDGNGFLLWKRALKDRFKYVRRPIDDDEQVLRNKCKFGHRRGQTRKSSSAENKPEDIQVQEESVHLEGSAMDVHIKWLQQEYLKTQRNWKEVENRMNVTIEVRRKMISYKAPLKDILSLFPFLRCPYQLFREFQLLTHMDIYKKTVEILEIYSENILSLYVVRNNPINIMLQENLKRHTEEDILKYMKMTAACLLLPVVFGDDSSLFAAVNEEVKVATPVLEVKNPFNVNSCKFALYIEREELAQLNDCTMALAALVASFHVFDIACPKRIHRTLSFLESLVFEVRSPASLPAQVNRGLEVPKYPTM is encoded by the exons ATGAGGCTGTCTCTTagagcagaggaaagcaggaaagggagaggaggTGAAGAGAGGGATCCAAGGAAATTGCCACTTGCAACAGGCATTAGCTGGATTGTTTCACTCTATTTTTATTCGGAACAT CAAAATTTAGCATTGCAACACCTGAAGATGGAGAGTTGGTCGGTTGAACAAGTCTGCAGCTGGTTGAGACAGAGAAATTTAGGAGAATTAGTCCCTAAATTTCGTG AAGAAGAAGTAAGTGGAGCAGCTCTTCTGGCTCTTAATGATCGTATGGTACAGCAGCTGGTGAAGAAGATTGGGCACCAAGCAGTACTGATGGACCTGATTAATAAAtaccagcaacaaaaaaataggCTAGAATCCCTTACATGTTGTTGTGAAACAGCTTCTCCAAAATGTCCTGAAGTAGTCAGTGG ggctACTGACAGACAAATGTTCAATTCTTCTGGTCCTGTGGAGCAGAAGTATCTATGCTCACCTGAAAATGAAGAAGGACTAATTGATCACAGAGTGCTAAAGCAAAA GAAAAATCTGAAATCATTTTTTGCCAGATACAAGATGTCACAGTGGACCAGTTCTTACGCTTTGCCAGACTTCCCTTATGATGTCAAGTGCACATTAGCAGAAAAGAAATGCCCTGATCACAGTATGAGAATAAGGATTATTGAATTTTTACAAGCAGATATGACAAAATACTTAGAAGGATCACT GTATCCAAACAGCCAGCAATATAATATTGTtgtcaatgctctgctgcagacCTACCCATTCCTCGATGAAGATGGGAATGGCTTT CTGCTATGGAAACGGGCCCTTAAAGATCGTTTCAAATATGTGCGGAGACCTATTGATGACGATGAGCAAGTCCTGAGGAACAAATGCAAGTTTGGCCACAGGCGAGGACAGACCAGGAAATCTTCATCTGCTGAAAACAAACCTGAAGACATCCAGGTGCAG GAAGAATCTGTTCATCTTGAAGGCAGTGCAATGGATGTACATATTAAGTGGCTTCAGCAAGAATATCTGAAAACTCAGAGGAACTGGAAAGAAGTGGAAAACAGAATGAATGTGACAATAGAAGTACGGAGGAAGATGATCAGCTATAAGGCACCTTTGAAAGACATTCTTAGTCTATTTCCTTTCTTAAGATGTCCTTACCAG CTTTTTAGGGAGTTCCAGCTTCTCACACACATGGACATTTATAAGAAAACAGTTGAGATTTTGGAGATTTATTCAGAAAACATATTATCTTTGTATGTGGTGAGGAATAATCCAATTAACATTATGCTGCAAGAAAATCTGAAGCGGCACACAGAGGAAGACATTCTGAAAT ATATGAAAATGACTGCTGCATGTTTGCTCCTGCCAGTTGTCTTTGGAGATGATTCCAGTCTGTTTGCTGCAGTGAACGAGGAG GTGAAGGTGGCGACACCAGTGTTGGAAGTAAAAAATCCCTTCAATGTGAATTCATGCAAGTTTGCGCTGTACATAGAAAGAGAAGAGCTTGCCCAGCTCAATGACTGCACCATGGCCCTGGCAGCACTGGTGGCTTCATTTCATGTGTTCGATATCGCATGCCCCAAGAGAATCCACAGGACACTCAGCTTCCTGGAGTCCCTGGTCTTTGAGGTGAGgagccctgcatccctgcccgcCCAGGTAAACAGAGGTCTGGAGGTACCCAAGTATCCCACTATGTGA